One segment of Falco peregrinus isolate bFalPer1 chromosome 4, bFalPer1.pri, whole genome shotgun sequence DNA contains the following:
- the THAP12 gene encoding 52 kDa repressor of the inhibitor of the protein kinase isoform X1 — MPNFCAAPNCTRKSTQSDLAFFRFPRDPVRCQRWVENCRRADLEDKTPDQLNKHYRLCAKHFETSMICRSSPYRTVLRDNAVPTIFDLTSHLNNPHSRHRKRIKELSEDEIRTLKQQKIDEAFEREQATQELNESNEQNTVSEEGGEEQEEEAGPLTLEERENKDYLKSLFEILILMGKQNIPLDGHNVDELPEGIFTSDNFQALLEYRINAGDEVLRKRFEMTAVNLEYCSKTQQKQMLEICESCVREETLREVRDSHFFSIVTDEVVDIAGEEHLPVLVRFVDDAHNLREEFIGFLPYEADPEILAVKFHATITEKWGLNMEYCRGQAYIVSSGFASKMKVVATRLLEKYPQAVYTLCSSCALNVWLAKSVPVVGVSIALGTIEEVCCLFNQSPELLVELDNTISVLFQNNEEKGNELKEICRSQWTGRHDTFEVLVDLMQALVLCLDAVSSDSSVRWNNFITGRAFVLSSALTDFDFIVTIVILKNVLSFTRAFGKNLQGQTSDVFFAASSLTAVLHSLNEVMENIEVYHEFWFEEATNLATKLDVQIKLPGKFRRAQQGNLDSEVTSENYYKEILSVPTVEHIIQELKDIFSEQHLKALKCLSLVPSVMGQLKFNTSEEHHADMYKNDLPNPDTLSAELHCWRIKWKHRGKDIELPATIYEALHLPDIKFFPNVYALLKVLCILPVMKVENEKYEVGRKRLKAYLKNTLTEQRSSNLALLNINFDIKHDLDLMVDTYIKLYPDKVEFQDDLKQL, encoded by the exons ATGTCAAAGATGGGTAGAGAACTGTCGAAGGGCAGATTTAGAAGATAAAACTCCAGATCAACTCAACAAGCATTACAGATTGTGTGCTAAGCATTTTGAGACTTCTATGATATGTAGAAGT AGCCCTTACAGGACAGTTTTACGGGATAATGCCGTGCCAACTATATTTGATCTTACAAGTCACCTGAACAATCCCCACAGCAGACAcaggaaaaggataaaagagCTC aGTGAAGATGAAATAAGAACACTGAAGCAACAAAAGA TTGATGAAGCTTTTGAACGGGAACAGGCAACTCAAGAATTGAACGAAAGCAATGAACAAAATACTGTCTcagaagaaggaggggaagaacaagaggaagaagCTGGCCCCTTGACattggaagaaagagaaaacaaagattacCTTAAGTCTTTGTTTGAAATTTTGATCCTAATGGGCaaacaaaatattcctttgGATGGCCATAATGTTGACGAGCTGCCAGAAGGTATCTTTACTTCAGATAACTTTCAGGCTCTACTGGAATATAGAATAAATGCTGGAGACGAAGTTCTGAGGAAACGATTTGAGATGACTGCAGTCAATCTTGAGTACTGTTCAAAAACTCAGCAGAAACAAATGCTTGAGATCTGTGAAAGCTGTGTTAGAGAAGAGACGCTGAGGGAAGTAAGAGACTCACACTTCTTTTCTATTGTCACTGATGAAGTAGTAGACATAGCAGGAGAGGAACATTTGCCAGTGTTGGTGAGATTTGTTGATGACGCTCATAATCTAAGAGAAGAATTCATAGGCTTTTTGCCGTATGAGGCTGATCCTGAAATTTTAGCCGTTAAGTTTCACGCAACTATTACTGAAAAGTGGGGTCTAAACATGGAGTACTGTCGAGGTCAAGCCTACATTGTCTCCAGTGGGTTTGCTTCTAAAATGAAAGTTGTGGCTACAAGACTCTTGGAAAAGTATCCACAAGCTGTTTATACGCTGTGTTCCTCGTGTGCCTTAAATGTTTGGCTAGCAAAATCCGTTCCGGTTGTTGGTGTTTCCATTGCATTAGGAACAATTGAAGAAGTTTGCTGTCTGTTTAATCAGTCTCCAGAATTACTAGTAGAACTGGACAACacaatttctgttctttttcagaacAATGAGGAGAAGGGTAATGAGCTGAAGGAGATCTGCCGTTCTCAGTGGACAGGCAGGCATGATACTTTTGAGGTTTTGGTGGACCTCATGCAAGCATTGGTGCTGTGCTTGGATGCAGTAAGCAGTGACTCATCCGTCAGGTGGAACAACTTTATTACCGGTCGAGCATTTGTACTTTCAAGTGCATTGACAGATTTTGACTTCATTGTCACTATCGTAATCCTGAAAAATGTTCTGTCTTTTACAAgagcatttggaaaaaatctCCAAGGACAAACATCAGATGTGTTTTTTGCAGCTAGCAGCTTAACAGCAGTGTTGCATTCTCTGAATGAAGTGATGGAGAATATTGAAGTTTACCATGAATTTTGGTTTGAGGAAGCAACAAATTTGGCTACAAAACTGGACGTACAAATTAAACTCCCAGGAAAATTTCGCAGGGCACAACAGGGGAACTTAGACTCTGAGGTAACATCAGAAAACTACTACAAAGAAATCCTTAGTGTCCCCACAGTGGAGCACATTATTCAAGAATTAAAAGATATATTCTCAGAACAACATTTAAAAGCTCTCAAGTGTTTATCGTTAGTGCCCTCAGTCATGGGGCAGCTCAAATTCAATACTTCTGAGGAGCATCATGCGGACATGTACAAAAATGACTTGCCTAATCCAGACACGCTTTCTGCTGAGCTTCATTGTTGGAGAATCAAGtggaagcacagaggaaaagataTTGAACTTCCAGCTACTATTTACGAAGCACTTCACTTGCCTGACATAAAGTTTTTCCCTAATGTTTACGCACTGCTGAAAGTCTTGTGCATACTTCCAGTGATGAaggtggaaaatgaaaaatacgAAGTGGGACGAAAGCGCTTAAAGGCATACCTGAAAAACACCTTGACAGAGCAAAGGTCAAGCAACCTAGCTTTGCTGAACATAAACTTTGATATAAAACATGACTTAGATTTAATGGTGGACACCTACATTAAACTCTATCCAGATAAAGTGGAATTTCAAGACGACCTCAAACAACTCTGA
- the THAP12 gene encoding 52 kDa repressor of the inhibitor of the protein kinase isoform X2, with the protein MICRSSPYRTVLRDNAVPTIFDLTSHLNNPHSRHRKRIKELSEDEIRTLKQQKIDEAFEREQATQELNESNEQNTVSEEGGEEQEEEAGPLTLEERENKDYLKSLFEILILMGKQNIPLDGHNVDELPEGIFTSDNFQALLEYRINAGDEVLRKRFEMTAVNLEYCSKTQQKQMLEICESCVREETLREVRDSHFFSIVTDEVVDIAGEEHLPVLVRFVDDAHNLREEFIGFLPYEADPEILAVKFHATITEKWGLNMEYCRGQAYIVSSGFASKMKVVATRLLEKYPQAVYTLCSSCALNVWLAKSVPVVGVSIALGTIEEVCCLFNQSPELLVELDNTISVLFQNNEEKGNELKEICRSQWTGRHDTFEVLVDLMQALVLCLDAVSSDSSVRWNNFITGRAFVLSSALTDFDFIVTIVILKNVLSFTRAFGKNLQGQTSDVFFAASSLTAVLHSLNEVMENIEVYHEFWFEEATNLATKLDVQIKLPGKFRRAQQGNLDSEVTSENYYKEILSVPTVEHIIQELKDIFSEQHLKALKCLSLVPSVMGQLKFNTSEEHHADMYKNDLPNPDTLSAELHCWRIKWKHRGKDIELPATIYEALHLPDIKFFPNVYALLKVLCILPVMKVENEKYEVGRKRLKAYLKNTLTEQRSSNLALLNINFDIKHDLDLMVDTYIKLYPDKVEFQDDLKQL; encoded by the exons ATGATATGTAGAAGT AGCCCTTACAGGACAGTTTTACGGGATAATGCCGTGCCAACTATATTTGATCTTACAAGTCACCTGAACAATCCCCACAGCAGACAcaggaaaaggataaaagagCTC aGTGAAGATGAAATAAGAACACTGAAGCAACAAAAGA TTGATGAAGCTTTTGAACGGGAACAGGCAACTCAAGAATTGAACGAAAGCAATGAACAAAATACTGTCTcagaagaaggaggggaagaacaagaggaagaagCTGGCCCCTTGACattggaagaaagagaaaacaaagattacCTTAAGTCTTTGTTTGAAATTTTGATCCTAATGGGCaaacaaaatattcctttgGATGGCCATAATGTTGACGAGCTGCCAGAAGGTATCTTTACTTCAGATAACTTTCAGGCTCTACTGGAATATAGAATAAATGCTGGAGACGAAGTTCTGAGGAAACGATTTGAGATGACTGCAGTCAATCTTGAGTACTGTTCAAAAACTCAGCAGAAACAAATGCTTGAGATCTGTGAAAGCTGTGTTAGAGAAGAGACGCTGAGGGAAGTAAGAGACTCACACTTCTTTTCTATTGTCACTGATGAAGTAGTAGACATAGCAGGAGAGGAACATTTGCCAGTGTTGGTGAGATTTGTTGATGACGCTCATAATCTAAGAGAAGAATTCATAGGCTTTTTGCCGTATGAGGCTGATCCTGAAATTTTAGCCGTTAAGTTTCACGCAACTATTACTGAAAAGTGGGGTCTAAACATGGAGTACTGTCGAGGTCAAGCCTACATTGTCTCCAGTGGGTTTGCTTCTAAAATGAAAGTTGTGGCTACAAGACTCTTGGAAAAGTATCCACAAGCTGTTTATACGCTGTGTTCCTCGTGTGCCTTAAATGTTTGGCTAGCAAAATCCGTTCCGGTTGTTGGTGTTTCCATTGCATTAGGAACAATTGAAGAAGTTTGCTGTCTGTTTAATCAGTCTCCAGAATTACTAGTAGAACTGGACAACacaatttctgttctttttcagaacAATGAGGAGAAGGGTAATGAGCTGAAGGAGATCTGCCGTTCTCAGTGGACAGGCAGGCATGATACTTTTGAGGTTTTGGTGGACCTCATGCAAGCATTGGTGCTGTGCTTGGATGCAGTAAGCAGTGACTCATCCGTCAGGTGGAACAACTTTATTACCGGTCGAGCATTTGTACTTTCAAGTGCATTGACAGATTTTGACTTCATTGTCACTATCGTAATCCTGAAAAATGTTCTGTCTTTTACAAgagcatttggaaaaaatctCCAAGGACAAACATCAGATGTGTTTTTTGCAGCTAGCAGCTTAACAGCAGTGTTGCATTCTCTGAATGAAGTGATGGAGAATATTGAAGTTTACCATGAATTTTGGTTTGAGGAAGCAACAAATTTGGCTACAAAACTGGACGTACAAATTAAACTCCCAGGAAAATTTCGCAGGGCACAACAGGGGAACTTAGACTCTGAGGTAACATCAGAAAACTACTACAAAGAAATCCTTAGTGTCCCCACAGTGGAGCACATTATTCAAGAATTAAAAGATATATTCTCAGAACAACATTTAAAAGCTCTCAAGTGTTTATCGTTAGTGCCCTCAGTCATGGGGCAGCTCAAATTCAATACTTCTGAGGAGCATCATGCGGACATGTACAAAAATGACTTGCCTAATCCAGACACGCTTTCTGCTGAGCTTCATTGTTGGAGAATCAAGtggaagcacagaggaaaagataTTGAACTTCCAGCTACTATTTACGAAGCACTTCACTTGCCTGACATAAAGTTTTTCCCTAATGTTTACGCACTGCTGAAAGTCTTGTGCATACTTCCAGTGATGAaggtggaaaatgaaaaatacgAAGTGGGACGAAAGCGCTTAAAGGCATACCTGAAAAACACCTTGACAGAGCAAAGGTCAAGCAACCTAGCTTTGCTGAACATAAACTTTGATATAAAACATGACTTAGATTTAATGGTGGACACCTACATTAAACTCTATCCAGATAAAGTGGAATTTCAAGACGACCTCAAACAACTCTGA